CAAAAGCGCGATCACGTTGTCAGGCGTCGTATTCAGCGTCAGTTCGCCATAGGCGATATCAGCCGACACGACGAGTGAACCGCGCGCTTCCTTAACGTAAGCAGCAAGATCGTTGAGAGCTTCGCTCATTCCAAAATCGTCCTTTGCCCTTAGCGCTCGATCGTACCGGTACGGCGGATTTTCTTCTGCAGCAGAAGCACGCCGTAAAGCAGCGCTTCCGCCGTGGGGGGACAGCCCGGAACGTAAATATCCACCGGGACGACGCGGTCGCATCCACGCACAACAGCGTAGGAATAGTGGTAATAGCCGCCGCCATTGGCGCAGGAGCCCATGGAGATGACGTAACGTGGCTCCGGCATCTGGTCATAGACCTTGCGCAGAGCGGGCGCCATCTTGTTCGTCAAGGTACCGGCCACGATCATCACGTCCGACTGGCGCGGTGAGGCGCGCGGGGCAACGCCGAAGCGCTCCATGTCGTAACGCGGGCCTGAGGCCTGCATCAGGCCTTCAACGGCGCAACAGGCAAGACCGAACTGCATCCACATCAGCGAACCGGTACGGGCCCAGGTGATCAGTTCGTCGGTAGAGGTAACGAGAAAGCCCTTGTCGGCGAGCTCGTCATTGATCTCAGTGAAGTAGGCATCGTTGCTGCCAACCGGCTTGCCGGTCGAGGGATCGATGATCCCCTTCGGCTGCGGCGCAACGAGCGTGGTGTTGTTCTGGCTCATGCCCATTCCAGCGCTCCCTTCTTCCACTCATAGATAAAGCCGATGGTCAGGACGAGAAGGAACACCATCATCGACCAGAAACCGAACCAGCCCATCTCACCGAAAGACACCGCCCATGGGAACAGGAAAGCGACTTCCAGGTCAAAGATGATGAACAGAATCGAAACCAGATAAAAGCGGATATCGAACTTCATGCGGGCGTCGTCGAAGGCGTTGAAACCGCACTCGAAAGCAGACAGCTTTTCCGGGTCCGGCGCCTTGTAGGCAACAGCAAATGGCGCAATGAGAAGCGCCAGGCCGATGACGAGAGCGATACCGATGAAGATTGCGATCGGAATGTAGGAACTGAGGAGTTCAGTCATGGTCTCTTCCTTGCCCGGCCGGGTGCCGGGCCTGCCTTTGTGACCTTGAGTCTCAAAAAGCGGACAATATGTTGCAACGCCAAAGTGGTTAGCGCAGCCGCGCCCTCTCTGCAAGAGTTTAGGCACCTTTTCAAGACACCTGCCGCATTCATTGGCAACAATATTGCCGGAATTGACGCAATTTTGGGCCACAATTCCGGCCTAAGCCACTCAAATACAATAATAATCGATTGAACGACGCAGCCGCAAAAAAGTCACACGAATTTTACGTCAAAACAGCGGCGAAGTGACGGTTTGCGAGAATCGAAACTTGACTTAAAAACCCAGGAAAAATCATGGCCGAAAAGGCTAAAACCAGTGGAACGGATGGTGCGATTGACGCGCTTTCGGCGAGCGCGCTCGACATTATCTGGAGAAGCATTTCAGGAAAGAAATGGCGCGAGTGACGGGGCTCGAACCCGCGACCTCCGGCGTGACAGGCCGGCACTCTAACCGACTGAGCTACACCCGCGCACCACAGACATTCATCTGCGTTTTCCGAGGAACAGGATGGCGCGAGTGACGGGGCTCGAACCCGCGACCTCCGGCGTGACAGGCCGGCACTCTAACCGACTGAGCTACACCCGCAACTCCTGACGACAGGAGCTTGTCCCGCCGCTCGAACCAGCCTCGGCTGTTCGATGAGCGGCTAACTACGGCGTTCGTGCGGGGGTGTCAAGCAGGTTTCACGACAAAAGAATAAGCTTCTTCATTTTGATTGGGAAAAACCGTGACGCCATTAAGGAGGATGGCCGCTAACGCCGTGATTTCCCGGGTTTTCCCAACGAAAACAAAAAACTTGTCCACAGTCAGCCATATCATCAAGCGGGCTTCCGGAGCGCGACAGGGACCTCGCGGGTTTCATGTTTCCCATAAAAACCCCGCAGTTGCCGGGTTTTCTCCCCTGCCCTGCGATGACGAAAAAAGCCGTGGCGAAAAAAAACGAAAAAACTTCAGAAAAGCCCTTGCGGTTTTTTTCCGATCCGAATACATCACGGCCACCGACGCGGCGGACACGATCCGAGACACGCGAAGGGCGATTAGCTCAGTTGGTAGAGCGCCTCGTTTACACCGAGGATGTCGGGAGTTCGAGTCTCTCATCGCCCACCATTTTCCTGATCTGTTAAAATATATGCATGTGTGGCGCCGTCTTCGCTTTAGCTGGGCGGTTGATTGCACGCACAGGCCATCCGACTTTCCAACGATCTTAACTCGATGCCCTCGCGCCTCTGAGGAAGCTTCCGCACGAGTGATCTATCCCAGAGTGATACGCCTGCCCCACATTCCGACAGGCTCACGGGATCTCTGTATCACTCCGTAACACCCGGAAAAATAACGAGATTTAGACTTTTTAAATAGATTTCAGGCATGCTTGGCTCACCGTTTCATGATGAGCGGTTGAACTGATGGATGAAACCATGTCGATCGACGCGTTTGTTACACTCGCGCTTATTGCGCTGCCTGTTTATATTTTTTTCCGCTGGGTCCAGCAGGACTCAGAGAAACCAGATAGTATAAAGAGCAAAAATTCCATGGGGCGATGATCGGTTACGATCCTTCCGCAGCACCTCGCTGGACGCCGACGGACGACCATCTAAATTCCGATTCCCAAACGGCACCCCGATATTGTCGGCACGCGTGGCGCGGCATCGGCAGGCGGATCGTTCTGACGCTGTTCCCCACAAGACGGAAAAGCCGGGCTCTGCCCGGCTTTTCTTTATGCGCTTGGTGATTGGGCAATCAGTTGATCGCCTTCATCTCCACCTTGAAGAAAAGCGTCTCGCCTGAGGAATCATCGACACCGTCATTGTCTGTCACGGCATAGGCCGTTCCCGCCTTGTCGAAGGTGAAGCCTTCCAGCTTGTCGACGATATAGCCGTTAGTCTGGCCCTTGAGGTCAGGCAGGAAGTCGTGGGCTTCCTGCTTGGCGACAAGCGGCAGCTCGCCACCGATTTTGCCAGGCTTCAGGTCGGCGATCGCGACGCGGTAGAGCTTCTTGATCTTGGCCTTGTCGCCGATCTGGTTGTCGCGCTCGATGATGTAGACATATTCGCCCTGCGCGGTGATTTCAGACAAGCCAACCCAGCCTGCCTCGGTCTTGTCGAGCGGATAACGCACGGCGCCCCACTCCTTGGACTTCGGATTATAGGAGACGAGCTTCACGAAGCCCTTCTCGTCCGTGCCCCATTCGCGCTGCACGGCCATCCACAGCGTGGCGTCATCGCCTTTGCCCACCATGGTCACGCCTTCGAAACCGAAGCGGGTGTCACCGGTGAGGAGTTCCTTCGGTAAGGCGATCTCGGCCTTGATCTCACCCTTGGCGTTGACGTTGTAGAGCGCGTGCGGAACAAGTTTGGCGCTGTCGCCTTCCGAGGCCAGCCAGAATCCGCCCTTGCCATCCAGCGTGACGCCTTCGATATCGAGTTTCTGCGCGGCAATGCCGTCGCGCTTGACACGCAGCACGCTGCTGATGATGGCAGGCTTCCTCGTCGCGTCGATGGTGTAGATCGACGGCTGGTTGCCATAGACTGAGTCGGAGACGGCTTAGAGAATGCCAGGCTTTTCGGCATCGCCAACCAGGCCCGAAAGAGCACCCCAACCGATCGGCGCACCATCGACGGTGGCGGATACCAGCTGCGGATAGGCCGGCTCGCCTTCGGCACGTTCATAGATCATGACATGCGAGCGGGCGCCGCCATCCTCGACCAGATCAGCCTCGTTGGCCGTGACGAAAAGGTTGCGCGCGGGAATGGCGACCGCGCCTTCCGGCGAAATGCCCGAAGGCAGGAGCTGCGTCAGCAGCGGCTCTGCGCCGGTATCCTTGTAAACAGCGGCGATGGAAGCGCGCTCGGCAAGCACGAAAAAGTACTTCTGACCATCAAAGGTCGCCGTTTCGAGGCCTTCCGGCTCAATGCCCTTGGCCTTGGAGCGTTTTTCCGGATAGTGGCCAATGGCGACAACCGCGTGCTCGAGCGAAGCGCCGGCTTCATAACGGAGCTTGCCAGTCTTGTCGAAAATGGTGAAGCCGCGTGCAGCGCCCTGCCAGTCGCCCTCGTTGGCTATGACGATACGGTCATTGTCCAGCCACTTGACCGCATCCGGCTCGCGCTTGCGGCCTTCCTGCTTGTCCGTGAATTTCAGTTGACCATCGGTCTTGGTGTCGATGCCTTCCAGATCGACGGTGCCGGCAGAGAAATGCGTCTTCACCGCGCCTGTCTTGCCGTCGATAATGACGATATGGTTGTTTTCCTGGAGCGTCAGCGCGATCTCGCCATTGGCATTGATCGAGACGAATTCAGGCTCCGGATCCTCAGGCGAAATTTCGGCGAGACCGGTAACGTCGATCTTCTTCAGGCTCGCGCAATCGGCCACGCCGTCTTTCAGGCCAACCGTTACCAGATAACCGGCCGGCATCTGCGGCAGCGCGCCTTCATTCACCTCTTCGTCGCGCTCGTTTTCGATGGCAATCGCCGCGAAGGTCCTGTCCGGGGAAACCGCGACGGAATCGGGCTGGCCGCCGAGATCGCAGCTTACTTCGACCTTCTTGGTGGCGATATCGACCGTCACCAGCTTTCCCGACGGGTTGGCGCGGTTTTCCGAGGTATTCACGCCGGCCAGAACCTTGAGACCGGCCACGGCAACGGAGGTCGGCTCACCTTCCAGCAATAATGCTCCGCCTGCCTTAGGGGCTTTCGCATCGGTGATGTCGATGAAACCAATGCCTCCGAGCGGGCTGTCCGAATAGATCAGCGTCTTGCCGTCTTCACTGGCGGTGATGATTTCAGCCGAGGTGACGGACTTCGTGTCCCTGTCAGCAGGCAGGTTCTTCGCAACGGGAAACGATGCGATGCGGTTAAAGACCGGCTCGGCCGCCGCCGGGAAGGCAGCGGATGTAAGCAGCGCCGCGCTCAAAGCCATATGAGAAAATCGGAACGCCATTGTAATCCCCCTTGGATTCAGAAACACCCCAAGGCTTCTGCGTCAAAGACATGACAGTGACATGACACCCAACGCCGGGAATCAAAAAGCCCGGCCTTGGAGACCGGGCTTTTTTGTTTCTGCGTCCATTCCGCTTATCGGAGCGCCCTCGTGGCCGGATGGAGGCCACACAGGCGCGCCATAATGGCGTTAACGCGTCAAAACATCTATCCTCGTGACCTGAAAAGCCGCTCGCCCGCCGCGGGCGTCGCGACCCTCCGGAAACCTTACGAGTTGACGGCGTCCTTCAGGCCCTTGCCTGCGGAGAACTTCGGAACGTTGCGAGCCGGGATATCGACTTCAGCACCCGTGGAAGGGTTACGGCCCTTGGAGGCTTCACGACGGCTGACGGAGAAGCTGCCGAAGCCGGCGAGACGGATGTCGCCACCGTTCTTCAGTTCGCTCTGTACGGTTTCGAATACGGCATCAACAGCGGAAGCAGCATCTGCCTTCGTGAGACCAGCCTTTTCGGCAACAGCAGAGACGAGCTCGTTCTTGTTCATGTTTCCACCCCTTTCAATGGTTTGAAACGACTCAAATTAAGTCGGCGCAGAATACGTTTGTATCCGCGCGCAGCAACCCAAAAGCGCTGGAAT
This genomic interval from Agrobacterium tumefaciens contains the following:
- a CDS encoding NuoB/complex I 20 kDa subunit family protein; this encodes MGMSQNNTTLVAPQPKGIIDPSTGKPVGSNDAYFTEINDELADKGFLVTSTDELITWARTGSLMWMQFGLACCAVEGLMQASGPRYDMERFGVAPRASPRQSDVMIVAGTLTNKMAPALRKVYDQMPEPRYVISMGSCANGGGYYHYSYAVVRGCDRVVPVDIYVPGCPPTAEALLYGVLLLQKKIRRTGTIER
- a CDS encoding NADH-quinone oxidoreductase subunit A, with the protein product MTELLSSYIPIAIFIGIALVIGLALLIAPFAVAYKAPDPEKLSAFECGFNAFDDARMKFDIRFYLVSILFIIFDLEVAFLFPWAVSFGEMGWFGFWSMMVFLLVLTIGFIYEWKKGALEWA
- the hupB gene encoding DNA-binding protein HupB yields the protein MNKNELVSAVAEKAGLTKADAASAVDAVFETVQSELKNGGDIRLAGFGSFSVSRREASKGRNPSTGAEVDIPARNVPKFSAGKGLKDAVNS